One Gemmatimonadaceae bacterium genomic region harbors:
- a CDS encoding glycosyltransferase family 4 protein, whose protein sequence is MRIIQVSPYSWDAPGGVQIHIRQLTKHLQERGHDVLVLAPGEAPGRHGHVHIVGRTFTTWSNGSTAQISCAPGTIRELAAQMRSFAPDIVHVHEPFAPAIGIAAAKHAPAPVVGTFHSYFPRETREGRIYTAIAPLLRPTWNRVHQRIAVSQAARHSAKGRMGKGDVKILPNGIEVERFADATPARDVPAGRKLLFVGRLDPRKGLPFAMRAFIDLARRYPDLSLIVVGDGPQRDAIKEVPREWRARVHMKGKVTYEALPTYHRASDIFVSPATGAESFGIVLVEAMAAGLPVVASDIPGYRDVARNGRESVLVAPSSAEALAEGIAHLLDHPEERARLGTNGAQRAQAYAWDHIIDELELVYERLAGIQRRVPVLAGA, encoded by the coding sequence ATGCGGATCATCCAGGTCTCCCCGTACAGTTGGGACGCCCCCGGTGGGGTGCAGATCCACATACGGCAGCTCACGAAGCACCTGCAGGAGCGTGGGCACGACGTGCTGGTGCTGGCCCCCGGCGAGGCGCCCGGGCGTCACGGCCACGTGCACATCGTGGGGCGCACGTTCACGACGTGGTCGAACGGTTCCACCGCGCAGATCTCCTGCGCGCCGGGCACGATCCGCGAGCTGGCGGCGCAGATGCGCAGCTTTGCCCCCGACATCGTGCACGTGCACGAGCCGTTCGCGCCGGCCATCGGGATTGCGGCGGCCAAGCATGCGCCGGCGCCCGTGGTGGGGACGTTCCACTCGTACTTCCCGCGCGAGACGCGCGAGGGGCGCATCTACACCGCGATTGCGCCGCTGCTGCGCCCCACCTGGAACCGCGTGCACCAGCGGATTGCGGTAAGCCAGGCGGCGCGCCACTCGGCCAAGGGGCGGATGGGGAAGGGGGACGTGAAGATCCTGCCTAACGGGATCGAGGTGGAGCGCTTCGCCGACGCCACGCCGGCGCGTGACGTCCCCGCCGGGCGCAAGCTCCTGTTTGTCGGCCGCCTGGACCCGCGCAAGGGACTGCCGTTCGCCATGCGTGCCTTCATCGACCTGGCGCGCCGCTATCCCGACCTCTCGCTCATCGTGGTGGGCGACGGCCCGCAGCGCGACGCCATCAAGGAAGTGCCGAGGGAGTGGCGCGCGCGCGTGCACATGAAGGGGAAGGTCACGTACGAGGCGCTCCCCACGTACCATCGCGCGTCGGACATCTTCGTGTCGCCGGCCACCGGGGCGGAGTCGTTCGGCATCGTGCTGGTGGAAGCGATGGCCGCCGGGCTGCCGGTGGTGGCCAGCGACATTCCCGGCTATCGCGATGTGGCGCGCAACGGGCGCGAGTCGGTGCTCGTGGCGCCGTCCAGCGCCGAGGCGCTGGCCGAAGGGATCGCGCACCTGCTGGACCACCCGGAGGAGCGGGCGCGGCTGGGCACCAACGGTGCGCAGCGGGCGCAGGCCTACGCCTGGGACCACATCATCGACGAGCTGGAACTGGTGTACGAGCGCCTGGCCGGCATCCAGCGTCGCGTCCCCGTGCTCGCCGGCGCCTGA
- a CDS encoding MFS transporter, producing the protein MDSPIATVSARSASAVTPTFIPSSEEEQSPNAPVTIATVLARPRFAILVAGQTISQLGDKLHHMALIALIGAGAATNAGGLELAKLSVVFTAPVVVFGPVAGAMVDGWNKRTVMIACDALRTLLVAIIPALFAATGQLWPVYLVAFLVFLLGVFFNAAKMALIPELVPRAQLLPANAALTFVGRFATVLGIVGGGVIIGLGFWRQFGWSDYAAGFYLDATSYLVSVLTLLGIVVLGRGGTPLARAMSPHGDARDAASSAVAPPPEIRVKRSLGTVVGDVVRTLSVIRHDRNLRFVFGTLVALSLFASTVYVAMTYSVQTVMGRGTKGVGYLGGILGAGMILGSLLVGTIGSRWDKRRTILVGNAIIGLLMLVGGVFFSFAIFAPVAFLGGALLAPVMVSQDTLLHESAPPTARALVFSTKDLILAGVFMLSALTVGGTIYLLGLLGVDEPYRLALSGVGLVVLTSGVAGQLSLAAERRRAPQG; encoded by the coding sequence GTGGACTCACCGATCGCGACCGTTTCGGCGCGATCGGCGTCGGCCGTGACACCGACCTTCATCCCATCCAGCGAAGAAGAGCAGTCGCCCAACGCCCCGGTGACGATCGCGACGGTGCTGGCGCGCCCGCGCTTCGCCATCCTCGTGGCGGGGCAAACCATTTCGCAGTTGGGCGACAAGCTGCATCACATGGCGCTCATCGCCCTCATTGGCGCGGGGGCGGCGACCAACGCCGGCGGGCTGGAACTCGCCAAGCTCTCCGTCGTCTTCACCGCCCCGGTGGTCGTGTTCGGCCCCGTGGCGGGTGCAATGGTGGATGGCTGGAACAAGCGTACCGTGATGATTGCCTGCGACGCGCTACGCACGCTGCTCGTCGCGATCATCCCTGCGCTCTTCGCGGCCACCGGGCAGCTCTGGCCCGTCTACCTCGTTGCCTTCCTTGTCTTCCTCCTCGGCGTCTTCTTCAATGCGGCGAAGATGGCGCTCATTCCGGAATTGGTGCCGCGCGCGCAACTCCTGCCGGCCAACGCCGCGCTCACCTTCGTGGGGCGCTTCGCCACCGTGCTGGGTATCGTGGGTGGCGGAGTCATCATCGGCCTGGGGTTCTGGCGCCAGTTCGGGTGGAGCGACTACGCCGCCGGCTTCTACCTGGACGCGACGTCGTATCTGGTCTCGGTGCTCACGCTGCTCGGCATCGTGGTCCTTGGGCGCGGGGGGACGCCGCTCGCGCGGGCAATGTCGCCGCACGGCGACGCGCGGGATGCCGCGTCGAGCGCCGTTGCGCCCCCTCCCGAGATCAGGGTGAAACGGTCGCTCGGGACTGTCGTAGGAGACGTGGTCCGCACCCTTTCGGTCATCCGGCATGACCGCAACCTGCGCTTCGTCTTTGGAACGTTGGTGGCGCTGTCGCTCTTTGCCAGCACGGTGTACGTGGCAATGACCTACTCGGTGCAGACGGTGATGGGGCGCGGGACGAAGGGGGTGGGGTACCTCGGGGGGATCCTGGGGGCGGGGATGATCCTGGGGTCGCTCCTGGTGGGGACGATCGGCTCCCGCTGGGACAAGCGGCGCACCATCCTGGTGGGGAACGCGATCATCGGTCTCCTGATGCTCGTGGGCGGGGTCTTCTTCTCGTTCGCGATCTTTGCCCCCGTGGCATTCCTGGGCGGGGCGTTGCTTGCACCTGTCATGGTGTCGCAGGATACGCTGTTGCACGAAAGCGCCCCGCCGACGGCGCGGGCGCTGGTCTTCTCGACGAAGGACCTCATCCTGGCGGGCGTCTTCATGCTGTCGGCGCTCACGGTTGGGGGGACGATCTACCTGCTCGGCCTGCTCGGGGTCGACGAGCCCTATCGCCTGGCGCTGTCGGGCGTTGGTCTCGTGGTTCTCACGAGCGGCGTTGCGGGGCAGCTCTCGCTGGCTGCCGAGCGACGTCGCGCGCCGCAGGGCTAA
- the sixA gene encoding phosphohistidine phosphatase SixA, giving the protein MFLLVIRHAIAEERDAFARSGASDDERPLTALGKRRMRRNAAGLRRVAPHLDVLATSPLVRAQQTARLVAEAYGKSAIETVEALRPEAAPRALFAWLARQPSDAIVAVVGHEPHVGRLMSWSLAGVDDSAVVFKKGGVALVEFAIKPAARKGRLHWLLTPAQLRALAK; this is encoded by the coding sequence ATGTTCCTCCTCGTCATCCGACACGCCATCGCCGAAGAGCGCGACGCCTTTGCCCGCAGCGGGGCGAGCGACGACGAGCGGCCGCTGACCGCGCTGGGCAAGCGGCGCATGCGGCGCAATGCGGCGGGACTGCGTCGCGTGGCGCCGCACCTGGATGTCCTGGCGACATCGCCGCTGGTGCGCGCGCAGCAGACGGCGCGCCTGGTGGCCGAGGCGTACGGCAAGAGCGCGATCGAGACGGTGGAGGCGCTGCGGCCCGAGGCCGCGCCGCGTGCGCTGTTCGCGTGGCTGGCGCGGCAGCCGTCAGATGCAATCGTCGCCGTGGTGGGGCACGAGCCGCACGTGGGACGCCTGATGAGCTGGTCGCTGGCCGGCGTCGACGATTCGGCGGTGGTCTTCAAGAAGGGCGGGGTGGCGCTGGTCGAGTTCGCGATCAAGCCGGCGGCACGGAAGGGGCGCCTGCACTGGCTCCTGACGCCGGCGCAGCTTCGCGCGCTGGCGAAGTAG
- a CDS encoding DUF3052 family protein, with protein sequence MGLETPCTLERARRKTVGRALLEADHIAFRGKTRSERFLLADVARVEVQGNALMLDHADGPALLHFAEGMAAKWLAKIRNPRTLLDRLGITDQSRVVVLGVDDAEFVDQLTRKVGRYKTAPAPNTDVIVYGAESVDALSRLPELKATLVPNGAIWIVHRKGAEATLKDVEVFAAGRRAGLVDNKVSSFSATHTAERLVIPRADR encoded by the coding sequence ATGGGTCTTGAAACCCCCTGCACGCTCGAGCGCGCTCGCCGGAAGACGGTCGGGCGTGCGCTGCTCGAGGCCGATCACATCGCGTTTCGGGGAAAGACCAGGAGCGAGAGGTTCCTCCTGGCCGACGTGGCGCGCGTGGAGGTGCAGGGCAATGCGCTCATGCTCGACCACGCCGACGGCCCGGCGCTCCTGCACTTCGCCGAGGGGATGGCCGCCAAGTGGCTGGCCAAGATCCGCAACCCGCGCACCCTCCTGGACCGGCTCGGCATCACCGATCAGAGCAGGGTCGTCGTCCTCGGCGTGGATGACGCCGAGTTCGTCGACCAGCTGACGCGCAAGGTGGGTCGCTACAAGACGGCGCCGGCGCCTAACACGGACGTCATCGTCTATGGCGCGGAGTCGGTCGATGCCCTGAGCCGACTCCCCGAACTCAAGGCCACGCTCGTTCCCAACGGCGCCATCTGGATCGTGCACCGCAAGGGGGCGGAGGCGACACTCAAGGATGTCGAGGTCTTTGCGGCGGGGAGACGCGCGGGGCTGGTGGACAACAAGGTGAGTTCGTTCTCCGCGACGCACACCGCGGAGCGGCTCGTGATTCCGCGGGCCGATCGCTGA
- a CDS encoding prepilin-type N-terminal cleavage/methylation domain-containing protein produces MPRRSGFTFVEILVAMAVFGVLSAIAVPKYRQMREKAYVGALKADLAELRIAQEGFWAENHSYTTDTTQLDWRSTSDVRVDISVSDPYAGFDATARHLSMAGIQCSMSVGRVTAAGTPSGDITCGSVSGPTPGPGMPVSP; encoded by the coding sequence ATGCCCCGCCGTTCCGGATTCACCTTCGTCGAGATTCTCGTCGCCATGGCGGTCTTCGGCGTCCTCTCCGCCATCGCCGTCCCGAAGTACCGGCAGATGCGCGAAAAGGCGTACGTCGGCGCTCTCAAGGCCGACCTGGCAGAGCTGCGCATCGCGCAGGAAGGCTTCTGGGCCGAGAACCACAGCTACACCACCGACACCACGCAGCTCGACTGGCGCTCAACCAGCGACGTCCGCGTCGACATTTCGGTCTCCGATCCATACGCCGGCTTCGACGCCACGGCGCGCCATCTCAGCATGGCCGGCATTCAGTGCTCGATGTCGGTCGGCAGGGTCACGGCGGCGGGGACGCCGTCGGGCGATATCACCTGCGGTTCGGTGAGCGGCCCCACCCCCGGTCCCGGGATGCCCGTCTCACCCTGA
- a CDS encoding sigma 54-interacting transcriptional regulator, giving the protein MSRYSMSDLPPLYQLVVDVWRAATDSAALDECVDRVAAMLARTVRADTLAVWRLARDGDRLESVAASAVRPGPRPAPVTRDIPAAITETLRAMQREGAPRLVTPEPVDHALHPFAPDGSWRAMAIAPLAEGDRAMGFVVLVARNSGVLDPSHAQLLGQLAPPLGTALRLEDEREHEHRLREALEADRRALLQRLDRDEVSGTIVGAESGLRDVMLRVEQVAPTDAPVLLLGETGSGKELVARAIHARSRRSSGPVVRVNCGAIPAGLIDSELFGHEKGSFTGAIQTRKGWFERADGGTLFLDEIAELPLAAQVRLLRILQDGVFERVGAQRAHRVDVRIVAATHRKLRDMVSQGTFREDLWYRLSVFPIEIPPLRSRPEDIPALASHFAARAGTRLGGTALALTSDDIELLLSYSWPGNVRELAAVIERAAILGDGRTLRLAAALGAPNPSEVEHQTPDVATEDPTILPLDQAMARHIERALKATGGRIEGRGGTAALLRVNPHTLRARMRKLKVDWARFRKDATEGEAQSD; this is encoded by the coding sequence ATGTCACGGTATTCGATGAGCGACCTCCCGCCACTATACCAGCTCGTTGTCGACGTGTGGCGCGCCGCCACCGACTCCGCCGCGCTCGACGAATGCGTCGACCGCGTCGCCGCCATGCTCGCCCGCACCGTACGAGCCGACACCCTCGCCGTCTGGCGACTCGCGCGCGACGGCGATCGCCTGGAATCGGTCGCCGCGAGCGCGGTCCGCCCAGGGCCGCGGCCGGCGCCGGTCACCCGCGACATCCCGGCCGCCATCACCGAAACGCTGCGCGCCATGCAGCGCGAGGGAGCGCCGCGCCTGGTCACCCCGGAGCCGGTGGACCACGCGCTGCACCCCTTTGCACCCGACGGGAGCTGGCGCGCCATGGCGATCGCCCCGCTGGCAGAGGGCGATCGCGCCATGGGCTTCGTCGTCCTCGTCGCCCGCAACTCGGGCGTTCTCGACCCCAGCCACGCGCAGTTGCTCGGCCAACTGGCGCCGCCGCTGGGGACCGCGCTTCGCCTGGAGGACGAACGCGAACACGAGCACCGCCTGCGCGAGGCGCTCGAAGCCGACCGGCGCGCCCTCCTCCAGCGCCTCGATCGCGATGAGGTCTCGGGCACCATCGTCGGCGCCGAGAGCGGACTGCGCGACGTGATGCTGCGCGTGGAGCAGGTGGCACCCACCGACGCCCCAGTCCTCCTCCTGGGTGAGACGGGTTCGGGGAAGGAGCTCGTGGCCCGGGCGATTCACGCCCGCTCGCGGCGCTCGAGCGGACCGGTCGTACGCGTGAACTGCGGCGCTATCCCGGCTGGCCTCATCGACTCCGAACTGTTCGGGCACGAGAAAGGGTCGTTCACGGGAGCGATCCAGACGCGCAAAGGGTGGTTCGAACGCGCGGACGGCGGGACGCTCTTCCTCGACGAGATCGCCGAGTTGCCGCTCGCGGCGCAGGTGCGCCTCCTCCGCATCCTGCAGGACGGAGTCTTCGAGCGAGTCGGCGCGCAACGCGCGCACCGGGTCGACGTGCGCATCGTCGCCGCAACGCACCGCAAGCTGCGCGACATGGTGTCGCAGGGGACGTTTCGCGAGGATCTCTGGTATCGGCTGAGCGTCTTCCCCATCGAGATCCCGCCGCTTCGCTCTCGTCCAGAAGACATCCCCGCCCTGGCCTCGCACTTTGCCGCGCGCGCCGGCACGCGCCTGGGCGGGACCGCCCTCGCGCTCACTTCAGACGACATCGAGCTGCTGCTGTCGTATTCGTGGCCTGGAAACGTTCGCGAACTGGCCGCGGTGATCGAGCGAGCCGCGATCCTTGGAGATGGAAGAACGCTGCGGCTGGCGGCTGCCCTGGGCGCCCCGAATCCCTCTGAGGTGGAGCACCAAACTCCCGACGTCGCAACCGAGGACCCCACCATCCTCCCCCTCGATCAAGCCATGGCTCGACACATCGAACGCGCACTCAAGGCGACTGGCGGGCGCATCGAGGGGCGCGGTGGGACGGCGGCGCTGCTGCGCGTGAACCCGCACACTCTGCGCGCCCGGATGCGCAAGCTCAAGGTCGACTGGGCCAGGTTCCGGAAGGACGCGACGGAGGGGGAGGCACAGAGCGACTGA
- a CDS encoding lysophospholipid acyltransferase family protein: MIPSAPLVRAAVRLLGVVPAAPVRALARTAGAVGFVVARGRRRTLLDNQRFLQPAASPTQRRRAARHTMMNLAEAAVDLYRLPTMGAGEMSTLVEVRGREHMDAALAMGRGVIAVTAHLGPYELAGAWLALAGYPVHAMVEELDPQTNAALALYREATGMKLLSRNAGIRPVLRLLKEGQIVVLVADRVVGDGTEGIAVPFAGGERRIPTGPATLALSTGAPLIIGHIARNQTGATRYIVEMEPPVVASRTGDGPRDRDRLTRRIASSLASAVQSHPDQWYVFQPEWARRDASPRN, from the coding sequence ATGATCCCCTCCGCTCCACTGGTGCGTGCGGCCGTGCGCCTGCTGGGTGTCGTGCCGGCGGCGCCGGTGCGGGCATTGGCGCGCACCGCCGGGGCGGTTGGCTTCGTGGTGGCGCGCGGCAGGCGCCGAACGCTGCTCGACAACCAGCGCTTCCTGCAGCCGGCGGCGTCTCCCACCCAGCGGCGGCGCGCGGCGCGGCACACGATGATGAACCTCGCCGAAGCCGCGGTTGACCTCTATCGCCTACCGACCATGGGTGCCGGAGAGATGTCGACGCTGGTCGAGGTGCGTGGGCGAGAGCACATGGATGCCGCGCTGGCAATGGGGCGAGGAGTCATCGCCGTGACCGCCCACCTAGGTCCGTACGAGCTCGCGGGAGCCTGGCTGGCCTTGGCGGGGTATCCCGTCCATGCCATGGTGGAAGAGCTCGATCCCCAAACCAACGCGGCGCTCGCGCTGTATAGGGAGGCAACGGGGATGAAGCTCCTCTCGCGCAACGCGGGGATCCGACCGGTGCTGCGACTGCTCAAGGAAGGACAGATCGTCGTCCTCGTTGCCGACCGCGTGGTTGGCGATGGGACCGAAGGGATCGCCGTTCCGTTCGCCGGAGGGGAACGGCGTATCCCCACGGGACCTGCAACGCTCGCCTTGTCGACGGGTGCACCGCTCATCATCGGTCACATCGCACGGAACCAGACGGGGGCGACGCGATACATAGTGGAGATGGAACCCCCGGTTGTTGCATCGAGGACGGGTGACGGACCCCGAGATCGCGATCGGCTCACGCGCCGTATCGCTTCATCGCTGGCGAGTGCTGTGCAATCTCACCCCGATCAGTGGTACGTCTTCCAACCCGAATGGGCCCGGCGTGACGCTTCTCCCCGAAACTGA
- a CDS encoding TetR/AcrR family transcriptional regulator: protein MDNREKLLTAASRVYAEVGFRGATTRRIAEEAGVNEVTLFRLFGSKAQLLAEAITCHDPMGSVLLPAEPVDPMRELTEWSEGHLVAIREMRGMIRKTMADLEEHPEMGPHICNGQTPHFNRLTSYASRLVQMHGIAPGDVDVFTTCSMLFSAVFADAMSREVVPNVYPQPDREAAMRYVRVFLRALGVPVPASATVPPASGAAHDCSTQAPPAARHHANGSEAA from the coding sequence ATGGACAATCGAGAGAAGCTCCTGACCGCGGCGAGTCGGGTCTACGCCGAGGTGGGATTTCGCGGGGCGACGACGCGCCGGATTGCCGAGGAGGCGGGGGTCAACGAGGTCACCCTCTTCCGACTCTTCGGCTCCAAGGCGCAGCTCCTGGCGGAGGCGATCACCTGTCATGATCCGATGGGATCGGTCCTCCTTCCTGCCGAGCCGGTGGACCCGATGCGCGAACTCACCGAGTGGAGCGAGGGGCACCTCGTCGCCATTCGCGAGATGCGCGGCATGATTCGCAAGACGATGGCCGACCTGGAAGAGCACCCCGAGATGGGGCCGCACATCTGCAACGGGCAGACGCCGCACTTCAATCGGCTCACGTCGTACGCTTCGCGGTTGGTGCAGATGCATGGCATCGCACCGGGCGACGTCGATGTCTTCACGACGTGCTCGATGTTGTTCAGCGCGGTGTTTGCCGACGCGATGTCGCGCGAGGTGGTTCCCAATGTCTATCCCCAACCCGATCGCGAGGCGGCGATGCGCTACGTGCGCGTCTTCCTTCGCGCGCTCGGCGTACCTGTCCCGGCGTCGGCGACCGTTCCGCCGGCGTCCGGGGCAGCGCACGACTGTTCCACCCAGGCACCTCCCGCTGCGCGACATCACGCCAACGGAAGTGAGGCTGCCTGA
- a CDS encoding glycosyltransferase family 4 protein, whose product MRVFVVTNDFLPRVGGINDYVAQLFRRFPPGSVTIFSSSYRGAAAYDRTYPQEVIRLDTEMMLPTPGVRRQLHAALRDRRPDVVLFGALWPLGHMGPAVSRKLDLPYGGFSHGLELTGALVPGLLSHIGRRATLLTAVSDWARRRLEPAFAHAMQLLPSGIDTENFHPAVSDAAVRERHALGDAPVVCCVSRLVARKGQDMLIRALPQLAQAVPRVRLLIVGSGPFDGALRRLARDTGVSDRVTFAGAVPYAELPAYFRAGDVFAMPCRSRLGGLDVEALGAVFLQGQAVGRPVVVGNSGGAPEAVRDGETGVVVDPERPHAIADAIARLLLDPARAADMGRAGAAWVHDAWSWDAMVGRLQRYLGESLAR is encoded by the coding sequence GTGCGCGTCTTCGTCGTCACCAACGACTTCCTGCCGCGCGTGGGCGGGATCAACGATTACGTCGCGCAGCTCTTTCGCCGCTTCCCGCCGGGATCGGTCACGATCTTCTCGTCGAGCTACCGAGGCGCAGCGGCGTACGATCGCACCTATCCGCAGGAGGTGATCCGGCTCGACACCGAGATGATGCTCCCCACACCAGGGGTGCGCCGCCAGCTGCATGCTGCGCTGCGCGATCGCCGTCCGGATGTCGTCCTCTTTGGCGCGCTGTGGCCGCTGGGGCACATGGGGCCCGCCGTCAGCCGCAAACTGGATCTCCCGTACGGCGGCTTCTCGCACGGGCTCGAGCTCACCGGAGCGCTCGTCCCCGGGTTGCTGTCGCACATTGGACGCCGCGCCACGCTCCTCACCGCCGTCAGCGACTGGGCGCGGCGCCGGCTGGAGCCGGCGTTTGCGCACGCCATGCAACTCCTCCCGTCGGGAATCGATACGGAGAACTTCCACCCTGCCGTCTCCGACGCGGCGGTGCGCGAGCGGCACGCCCTGGGCGATGCGCCCGTGGTCTGTTGCGTGTCGCGCCTGGTGGCGCGCAAGGGGCAGGACATGCTCATTCGCGCGCTGCCGCAACTGGCGCAGGCGGTCCCGCGGGTGCGCCTCCTGATCGTGGGGAGCGGTCCCTTTGACGGCGCCCTGCGCCGCCTTGCCCGCGACACGGGGGTGAGCGACCGCGTGACGTTCGCCGGCGCGGTTCCGTACGCCGAGCTTCCCGCGTACTTCCGCGCCGGCGACGTCTTTGCCATGCCGTGCCGGTCGCGACTCGGCGGGCTCGACGTCGAGGCGTTAGGCGCCGTCTTCCTGCAGGGACAGGCGGTGGGGCGGCCGGTGGTGGTCGGGAACTCGGGCGGCGCCCCCGAGGCAGTGCGCGATGGCGAGACCGGGGTCGTGGTCGACCCGGAGCGTCCCCACGCCATCGCCGACGCCATCGCCCGTCTCCTGCTCGACCCTGCGCGCGCCGCCGACATGGGGCGGGCCGGCGCCGCATGGGTCCACGATGCGTGGAGCTGGGACGCGATGGTCGGTCGCCTGCAGCGCTACCTGGGCGAGTCACTCGCCCGTTAG
- a CDS encoding CHAD domain-containing protein, whose amino-acid sequence MAAFPATILDDDDARAVRLVALALLSDAAAQRERLSQPDDPEALHDFRVAVRRLRSWLRAHEETLGRSAPARAAKWLRRLASATNQARDAEVFAEWLAGEKASLTERQRSGATWLLKRLEALGAAADAEVMSEVARDFERARELLEERLPHFRLRMHVHDGARVTTFAAAMAMMLRSHAASLRRRLEAVRSVHDDEAAHRARIAGKRLRYLLEPIVPHVPGGSDVLARLKRLQDALGDFHDAHAWQLVVADAVERAAREEARALASRMPDEDDALEGGKPARARAASRSRNPRPGMMAIIAHIQERARTTFDAVERDWIGAPAAQLLDGVEAIARALDERARSGLEIERKYLLRGMPHPMPEATVKEIEQGYLPGERLLERVRRVRVRVGESERYFRTVKLGTGLVRTEIEEECGRDVFDVLWPLTEGKRVRKRRHVVADGALNWEVDEFTDRELVLAEIELPAAGITTEFPAWLMAHVERDVTDDPAYVNANLAC is encoded by the coding sequence GTGGCCGCCTTTCCCGCCACGATCCTCGACGACGACGACGCGCGCGCCGTGCGCCTCGTGGCGCTCGCGCTCCTCAGCGACGCCGCGGCGCAGCGCGAGCGCCTGTCGCAGCCCGACGACCCGGAGGCGTTGCACGACTTCCGCGTCGCGGTGCGCCGCCTGCGGTCGTGGCTGCGCGCGCACGAGGAGACGCTGGGACGCAGTGCGCCGGCGCGCGCCGCCAAGTGGTTGCGACGCCTGGCCAGCGCCACCAACCAGGCGCGCGACGCCGAGGTGTTCGCGGAGTGGTTGGCCGGCGAGAAGGCGAGCCTCACGGAGCGGCAACGCAGCGGCGCCACCTGGCTCCTCAAGCGGCTGGAGGCGCTGGGCGCCGCGGCCGACGCCGAGGTGATGAGCGAGGTGGCACGCGACTTCGAGCGCGCGCGCGAACTGCTGGAAGAGCGCCTGCCGCACTTCCGCCTGCGGATGCACGTGCACGACGGGGCGCGCGTGACCACGTTCGCGGCGGCCATGGCCATGATGCTGCGCTCGCACGCCGCGTCGCTGCGGCGGCGACTCGAGGCGGTGCGCAGTGTGCATGACGACGAGGCGGCGCACCGCGCGCGCATCGCGGGCAAGCGCCTGCGCTACCTGCTGGAGCCCATCGTCCCGCACGTTCCCGGCGGGAGCGACGTGCTCGCGCGCCTCAAGCGACTGCAGGACGCGTTAGGCGACTTCCACGATGCGCACGCCTGGCAGCTGGTGGTCGCCGATGCCGTGGAACGCGCCGCGCGCGAGGAGGCGCGCGCCCTTGCCTCTCGCATGCCGGACGAGGATGACGCGCTCGAGGGCGGGAAGCCGGCGCGCGCGCGCGCTGCATCCCGTTCCCGCAACCCGCGCCCCGGGATGATGGCAATCATCGCCCATATCCAGGAACGCGCGCGCACCACGTTCGACGCGGTCGAGCGCGACTGGATCGGTGCACCGGCGGCCCAGCTCCTGGACGGCGTCGAGGCGATTGCCCGCGCGCTCGACGAACGCGCGCGCAGCGGGTTGGAGATCGAGCGGAAGTACCTCCTGCGCGGCATGCCGCACCCCATGCCCGAGGCGACGGTGAAGGAGATCGAGCAGGGCTACCTCCCGGGGGAGCGCCTCCTCGAGCGCGTGCGCCGCGTGCGCGTGCGCGTGGGCGAGAGCGAGCGCTACTTCCGCACGGTGAAGCTGGGGACTGGGCTCGTGCGTACCGAGATCGAGGAGGAGTGCGGGCGCGACGTCTTCGACGTGCTGTGGCCACTCACCGAGGGAAAGCGCGTGCGCAAGCGCCGGCACGTGGTCGCGGACGGCGCGCTCAACTGGGAAGTGGACGAATTCACCGATCGCGAGCTGGTGCTGGCGGAGATCGAACTCCCGGCGGCGGGAATCACGACCGAGTTTCCGGCGTGGCTCATGGCGCACGTCGAGCGCGACGTGACCGACGACCCGGCGTACGTGAACGCGAACCTTGCCTGCTGA